The Methanosphaera sp. sequence CCACATATTCGTGTTGCAGCAACACGTAAAACCACGCCTGGTCTTCAAAAGCTTGAAAAACATGCAGTTGAAATTGGTGGTGGAGATGCTCATCGTTTCCGTCTTGATGATTGTATACTAATTAAAGACAACCATATTCAAGTTGTGGGAAGTGTTATTGGTGCAATTGAAAAGGCAAAAGAAAATACAAGCTTTACAAAAAAAATTGAAATTGAAGTTGAATCAACTGATGATGCACTTAAAGCTGCAATGTTTGGAGCTGATATTGTAATGCTTGATAATATGACACCAGATGAGGTTCAAAAAACTACTAATGAACTTAAAAAAAGGTACCTTCGTGATAATATACTAATTGAAGTTAGTGGTGGAATTACACCAGATAATATCATGGATTATGTTGATTGTGATATTGATGTTATATCAAGTGGATTTCTAACAAACAGTACAAAGTCTGTTGATATGGGACTTGACATATTATAAATTTGATTCCATGTAAAATAAACATACATTATAAAATATGATAAATTCATTTAATTATTTAATAGATTTTATGTTTAAAAGTATTTTATTTTAAAGCAATCTTTAATAATTTAAGATATATTTATAAAATAAAAACAACATAAATATAACATGAGAATATTCAAATGAGTACTAAAATAAATAGTCATCAAATGTAATATTCATAAGGAGAATTATATTATGGAAGAATATAACAACAACATAGAAAATGAAGAAATCATAGAAGAAGAATTTAATGAAGAAGCATTCGATGAAATGGTGGATGATGAAGAAAATGAAAAACTACCATTTGCAAAAGCAGAAGTAGTTCGTCTTATGAAACAACACCTAGATGATGACAAAATGATAAGAGAACGTGTAAAAGTAGAAATGAACAAATTCCTAGGTGACGTTCTTGAAAATGTATGTAAACAATTAAATCAATACCCATATTCAACAGTAGAATATGAAATGCTTAAAGAATCAACATACCCATACAGAAACATTGAAAGAATCAATGAAGAAAAACTAAGAATCCTAAAACACCTAGATGCAATAAAAGCAGACTGTGACGCACTAAGTATGGATGTTAAAGCAACACTTAAAATCAACGACAGACCAGATCAAGACGAAGAAGAAGACGATTTATTCTAAGTCAAAAAAATAAAAATATATTACAATCCCCACCCCCAATTTTTACCTTTTTTTTAAAAAAAATATTAAATTTATAATAATATTTACATAACTAATCTAAATATTCATCTAAAAAATTAAATTCTAAAAAAAATAAGAAAAAAAAGAGAATTATAATATTCAACTAATTTTTTATGATAATAATCCTTTGTAAATATCATCAAAAATAATACCTTCAATTCTTTCTCTTGATTCCCTGTCCTTAATTAGTAATGAACTTAAATCTTTTGTAGAATCTGATGAATTTACTAAGTTATTAATCAAATATTGTTTAAAACTATTCTTATCTGACTCATTACTAAAAACTGAGGATCTAAATTCTTCTTTAGAATTATTTTTTACTGAATCTTTTAAAATACTAGAATTAATCATATCTTCTTTTATTTTATTTATTAATGAACAACCATCATCAATATCAAAATCCTTTCCTTTTTGATCATGAAGCATTTTAAGTATTTCAGATAAATGAATTTCTTTATCATCTACACTTACAATATTACTACTTTGATTAGTTCCATGTATTATCTCATTTTCACAGATAATACCTTTATGATATTCATCTTTTTTTTGTTGTTTAACTTCACTAATAGCAATAAGACCATCTAAGTTACATTTAAATTCATATTGACTTTTCAAATATGTACTTAAAGATGAAAATAAATTATATTTTATATGAAGAGATTTATCTTTAAAATCTGAAGATAAAGTTAAAAATTCATAAACTCTGATAAATTTATGTATTAACTTTCTAAGTTTATCTCTTTCATCTTCTGGAATATTTTCAATCTTTGAAATTTCAGATTGAATAAATTTAATTAATTCTTTTGTATTATTATTATCACTTAATGATTTATTGAAATTTCTAAGATCTTCCATGCTTATGTTATAATATTTATTAATCTTTAATTCTAATTCATAGATACTTCCTACTGATAAGATATCACCTAAAAGTGTTGTTTGAGTATAATATTGTGAAAATGCTTCTTTAATATCTTTATAATCGTTTTCAAAGTCAAGAATAAAAGTATTCTTATTTGATGAATATGTTCTATTAAGTCTTGAAAGTGTTTGAACAGCATTAACTCCTCTTAATTCTTTACAAATATACATTGCACAAAGTTTTGGTTGATCAAAACCTGTCTGATATTTATTTGCAACAATTAATATTCTATTTTCATCTTTATCAAATACACTTGGAAGTTTATCTGCAGAAAATCCATTTATACTCTCTTCACTAAATTCACCATCATATCCTTTAAGTTTTACCTTATCTGTAAAAGCCACAAGAGGAATATTAATATCAAGATGCTTTTCAGCAATATATTTTTTAATAGCTAAGTAATATTTAACAACAGCTTCTCTTGATGAGGTAACAATCATAGCTTTAGATTTACCACCTAGTTCACCATTTACATTACATAAAAAGTGTTTAATTATAATTTCTACTCTTTGTTTAATATTTTCATCATCGAGTGAAATAGCTTTTTTAATTTCACCCATTGCTTCACGTGGCTTATACTTGGGATCTTTTGATGTTATCTTCTCAATATTACAATATGTTTCATATGTTGTGTAATTTTTAAGTACATCAAGAATAAATTTTTCCTCTATTGCTTGTTTCATAGAATATATATGGAAAGGTTCTTTTTGTCCTTTATTATTTTTTCTTCCGAATAAATTTAATGTTGAATCTTTAGGTGTTGCTGTAAAAGCAAATGTTGAAATATTATCCTGTTTTCCATGAGCTTTCATATCCTTTTCAATAAACTGATTAGGTGTATCCATACTTTCTTTTGATGATAAAGTTTTATATACAGATCGCATTTCCTCACCTGAAGTTGAAGAATGAGCCTCATCAATAATAAGAGCAAATTTCTTATTTTGCATAGATTGTACTTTATCTATTATGTAATTAAATTTCTGAATTGTTGATATGATAATTTTATTATTTCCCTCCAAAGCTTCGGCAAGATCAATAGATGTACAACTATTATCCATAGACTTAATAAAACCTCCTTGATGTTCCAGACTATTAATTGCATCTTGAAGTTGTCTATCAACAACTATACGATCAGTAATAATTAAAACACTATCAAAAATAATTTCATCAGACTCATTATGAAGAGAAGCTAACCTATATGCAAGCCAAGCAATAGACTTAGTTTTTCCACTACCTGCACTATGCTGAATTAAATAGTTCTTAGATGAACCATTAACCATGACATCTTCAAGAATTTTATGCACAACATCACGCTGATGATACCTTGGAA is a genomic window containing:
- the nadC gene encoding carboxylating nicotinate-nucleotide diphosphorylase, which codes for MTIFSDDRIIENIYDDIGFEDITTNSLVDDDKWAQATVICKEDAVIAGMDVACFILEYFNLSIVSQYFDGDKAKKGDVILEYEGSAKDILISERSILNYLMHLSGIATTVNKTVKRVHKVNPHIRVAATRKTTPGLQKLEKHAVEIGGGDAHRFRLDDCILIKDNHIQVVGSVIGAIEKAKENTSFTKKIEIEVESTDDALKAAMFGADIVMLDNMTPDEVQKTTNELKKRYLRDNILIEVSGGITPDNIMDYVDCDIDVISSGFLTNSTKSVDMGLDIL
- a CDS encoding DEAD/DEAH box helicase family protein, producing the protein MINVLKECDFQRFFINYLKDENNFIIRKSHDFDKSCAMDCDLFFDFLSKTQPDTLSELKEVYHGDLNEIVSEINRVIKNDTGLLYALKHGVTISNIKVNLMYNKPANSFNDDLVVNYGNNILSVIEEVHASDKERVDLVIFLNGFAIMSFELKSNFSGQSYYDAIDQYKESRDPDGRLFKFNCGCLVNFAMDLENVYMTTKLDGDSTVFLPFNRGSGSGINKGAGNPSDDDQVCKVSYMWEDILTKDSIIELISKFIFLDEKRVVDENTGNIVKEKSLIFPRYHQRDVVHKILEDVMVNGSSKNYLIQHSAGSGKTKSIAWLAYRLASLHNESDEIIFDSVLIITDRIVVDRQLQDAINSLEHQGGFIKSMDNSCTSIDLAEALEGNNKIIISTIQKFNYIIDKVQSMQNKKFALIIDEAHSSTSGEEMRSVYKTLSSKESMDTPNQFIEKDMKAHGKQDNISTFAFTATPKDSTLNLFGRKNNKGQKEPFHIYSMKQAIEEKFILDVLKNYTTYETYCNIEKITSKDPKYKPREAMGEIKKAISLDDENIKQRVEIIIKHFLCNVNGELGGKSKAMIVTSSREAVVKYYLAIKKYIAEKHLDINIPLVAFTDKVKLKGYDGEFSEESINGFSADKLPSVFDKDENRILIVANKYQTGFDQPKLCAMYICKELRGVNAVQTLSRLNRTYSSNKNTFILDFENDYKDIKEAFSQYYTQTTLLGDILSVGSIYELELKINKYYNISMEDLRNFNKSLSDNNNTKELIKFIQSEISKIENIPEDERDKLRKLIHKFIRVYEFLTLSSDFKDKSLHIKYNLFSSLSTYLKSQYEFKCNLDGLIAISEVKQQKKDEYHKGIICENEIIHGTNQSSNIVSVDDKEIHLSEILKMLHDQKGKDFDIDDGCSLINKIKEDMINSSILKDSVKNNSKEEFRSSVFSNESDKNSFKQYLINNLVNSSDSTKDLSSLLIKDRESRERIEGIIFDDIYKGLLS